The DNA segment TGGCACTGTCACGACTGTAAATACTGAGCAGTGCTGGTGCCAGGGATGCCTCGTAACCATTGTAGGAATGCAACAGTGCTTTACGATTTTCTTTAACTCTGCATTTACAGTCTACCGAGCATCAACTAGAGCATATAACCTCACATggaaattagaaattagaataaGCCAAGGCAAAGACATTTCTAGCTTGGGTAAGAATAGAATAGCAGAATCCAGTCCAATGGTTTGAAGCCTTGATTGAAGGTGTCTGGGTTTAACTTGAGGCTTGAATCTGCAGAGAAGTTTCCCAGATTGGGATACAGCTCTATCCTGGACTACACAGCACTGTACTGTTTTGAAATAGAGATTCTAAATTCTCCATAGGACTAGGCGTTCAAGACTCTTTATAAGTACTCACCGCTGCCCACCACCATGCATGAGGTATACTGGTGAAGTTTGTCTTCTGTACATCATGTTCCACTGTGTAAACCATAGCTGAGAAGGTGAAAATTCCCATTGCGATAAAGAGAAACAGGCAACCAACTTGCTGGTAGCACTGGCGAAGAGTGAAGCCAAACGCCCGCAGTCCCGTTGAGTGTCGAGCCAACTTCAGAATACGAAAGATCCTCATGAGTCGCATGATACGTAGAACTTGTCCCACTTTGCCCACCCTCCCCACTGTCTCAATGTCGCTGTGGTGCCTCTGATGGTCCTCGTTCTCAAAGCACTCCAGAACCATCTGCAGGTAGAGTGGAAGGATGGCGATCAAGTCCACACCGTTCAGCACGCTCCTCCCGAACCGCTTGATATCCGGTGTGGACACAAGCCGAAGCAGGTACTCCATGGTAAAGAAAGCAATGCAGAGGGTCTCCACATGCTCTGCGTAGGTCTTCCCGCTTAGTTGGCCGGTCGCCGTCTTGTACTGCATCTCCTCCACTGTGTTGAGGGTCATGGCCACCAACGAGACCAGCACAAACAAGCTGGAAGCCACAGCCATGAGCTTGGCTGTAATTGAGGAGAATGGCTTTTCCATGAGATTCCAGATTCTGCGCCGAGTATGACCGAAAGCCATCCCCCTGAAGAGCTCTTCATTTTCTTCCACCTCAATCTCAGCCTGAAGCTCTCGCTGGACCTTCAGCTGCTCGTTCAGCTCATCCTGCCGCTCTTCGAACGAGATTCGGCAGCACCGGTGGGTGTTCTTGATCCGGACGCCCCAGTAGTTGATCTCCTCCAAGTAGTTGCGAGGACACAACTCGTCTTTAATCCAGAGAACCCCGGTGCGGTAGAAGTTGAAGATGTTGTGGAAGATGTCCGGATCCCTGTCAAAGAAGAACTCATTGTTCTGGACAACGTAGTCATCGCAGAGGTCGAGCTTTCGGTTGTGGTCCGTGTATGTCGCGAGGCGGCCGATTCTCGTCTTGGGATATTTTGCCGCCACCCTGTAGGAGATCTGGTAGACTTTTCCTCCGACGTTGATGTTCAGCATGTAGTTCTTCATTGGAGACGAAAGCTTTAGAGCAGAGGGCATGAACCGATCATCATCGTCGTCATCATAGTCTTCAGAGATGTCGTAGATGTCTCGACTGAGTTCCTGCATGGAATTCCATGGTTTAAGCCAGTTTTGCTGGGCGAACGGAAGCTCATCTTCCTCCACAGGATCAGCAGGACATTGGTTTGTTCCCCCAAGCTTGTAATTGGGGAAAAGGCTTCGTCTCCGGCCCTTAAACTTGAACATTCCGGTGGTCTGCAGTGGCTTTCGAAGCAAGCAGAATCAATCAATCACAGGTTAATAAAGATCTAAGAGGAGTTCATTTCTACAAGCTCAATTTCCCCTCTACGAGCTGGATCTAAGCGCACCAGCAGGCAGAGTGGGACTAACCGTCTAATGTTGCTGACCGGGTGGATCTGCGTGCTTAACGGTTTAAACACTTATCCTCTCATCCAGACTCCCTCTCCTCCCTCCCTAATGTCTTTCATTTGCCTTACATTCACAAATCTCTTCCACAGCAGACCTCGGGTATTATCCTATAGGCCAAGCCACAAAACTCAGAGGAGCGCTTTCCTCCAGCCAAATTATACATTGTGGCAAATCCTTTTTATCACATGGATTTCTGGATTACGGATGACATTTTCATGGTTGTACAGAGCAGCAGAAGAAGCGGCAGAAGAAGAAGACAACCGAGAGTCTGAGCAAAATCCTGCTGGGATCCTTTcgacataaattacataaatagtATCTCGTAATCAGAGATGCAACCAGGAGATGCGTGTATCTGCTGACCTattacaaaggaaaaaaaaaactaaatcatacAACAGGTCTCAAGTAGAGTCATacttgtgtgtattgtgtacttATCTCAAATGTGGTGTCATTTTATTCCTCCTAACAGGTGGTCTAACCAATGGCAGGAATGGATGAGCTGTGTCTGATATCGAGCCCTAGTCAGGATCCCCTAAATGCAAATCTAGATCACTCTACATAAAGCTCTATTATATGGAACAGAATTCAATTTAAGGTAGCGAGTGATTTACATTTACGTGTGTGCAAGCTCCATACTGTGTGACAGCAGTTCTAAGCATCCCAGCAGTCAATGCAGAGTCTATCGACACTGTTGTAATCAATGCCAATTTTTTAAGCTTCACTGAGCATATATAGGAATATATTGAGTTATATAATTAGGACTGTAGTgctatatttatctgtttatttgccCACTTTATTATCCTTCTCCTTCACCCTGTCCTTCAAACGGACCGGATCCCAtagtatcagacacagcagtgctgctggagttcttaaacacttcagtgtcacAGCTGGACTAtttttttacgattttttttattatacagctctgaaaaaacaattatgaaaaaaagagaccacttcagtttctgaatcagtttctttggttttgctatctatagatatatttttgagtaaaattaacattatttttatttggaatttgggagaaattaataaaacagttatttaaagcatttatttgcagaaaatgagaaatggctgaactaaaaaaagatacagagctttcggacctcaaataatgcaaagaaaacaagttcatcttcttaaagttttaagagttcagaatatttctcaatatttggtggaattaccctggtttttcatgcatattggcatgttctcctccaccagtcttgcacactgcttttggatgactttatgcctttactcctggtgcaaaaattcaagcagttcaatcctttttttccccagagctgtatgtctgcttTGAGTCAATGTTGTTGTGAACATTTATACCtttgtataaatgtatttgtgaGTTGGCCTCACCCTTAACCATGTTTTTAACTGTGAGGACTGAACAAAAATCCAATTCCAATAGTGTATAtctttttacactatttttattacagtgcattacagtttatttttagtttgcacaaaaaaatttgcactatatttttacaCCACTACCCCAAACTGTGTAGCACACTATGGTAAACTGGACACTACTATATAGTCATCTATCTCATCAATATCTTACTTTGCACGATTGTATGATACAAATTTGCTCCCCAAACAACAATCATTCCTATTCCTTTGTTTCTGGACAGCATTTCAGTTTCAGTGTATTAGATTAGAGAGTGCTGCTTTCCCTTTTAATCCCTGTTGAAGTAAACAAGCAGGGTTATCCTAACCGTATTACGCCTACAAGCCCTGGAAATTCCATTATTCTTACCTGTACGACCAACTGAGCCAGTTAACCTTTTAACACGATCCGATCTACGATCATCTGCAGCTCTCCGTTTACATTCCCTTCAATAATTATTATGACCTGCTTATTAGCATTAGGGTTTGATTATCATGAACCTTGTCCATGTTTTTTATTCTGTAGAAGCTAATTGCCCAATAGGTGTTAGAAATTGGtagtaaaattaaaacaatagACCATGTTTTCTtggaccaaattaaaaacctctggaaaaaagactgatgatcacaagctatcaaaccaagctgaactgcttgaatttttgcaccaggagtacaaggcataaagttatccaaaagcagtgtgtaagaatggtggaggacaacatgccaagatgcatgaaaattgtgattaaaaaccagggttattcaaccaaatagtGATTTATGAACTCGTAaatcttttctttgcattatttgagatctgcaagttctgcatcttttgttatttcagccattttttttgctaataaatgctctaaatgacaatattttaatttggaatttgggagaaatgttttctgtagtttatagaataaaacaaatatattcattttactcaaacatatacctataaatagcaaaatcagagaaactgattcagaaactgaagtggtcttttaattgtttccagagcttaatacattttaatgcttatttCTAGACACTACACTAAAAGGTGGTGGTAGTAAaatacccagctatggttagcaaacctttgTGATTACCTGTTCATTGGAAAAATAGCCAGTTTGCCTGTTTCAATGACTGAagaacactgtttgcatgctgttgtgttctttaCCTGGCAACCccgagtgtggaaatgggactggggaatgGTGTTGGGCAGATTCAGAGGCTACAAGCCATACACAGATTATCGTGATGTACTGCACAGTTCTAATAATAACATtttggctgaagctctgctgacaaaagCTGCCAGagcttaaaatacttaaaagctaccatgtttctttaatatctgatgatacatcctaatgttatgagttactacagacaatataatccttaatgatgCTTTTAAAGTATGCATCAGGATCTAAGCATACAATATTAGTTTGTGTAATGGGTTACCAAAGTGAATTATATACAATTGAACCCACATTCATAGATCTGACTTTACTGaccatttcatttttatttaagtgTTCGCAAATgtttctttatcttcttcttcaCAATACAGAGCATGTAGTCCCCGCAGTACAGTGCTATAAAAAGGTCACAGGAAcagcacacaaacatacaaaatagtTTAACAAACTTTTTCCCCTCCCTCCATACATTTTCTACCCTGGTATTATCACCCACCATAGCAAAATTGATTCAGTCAAATGTATACAATCTTATTTACACAGGACCATGTGATCAAAGTGCTTGAGGAATCCTGATTCATTATTTTAGACAGGGTTATATACAGTGTTTTACAAATAGGTTTCAACAGCACTCCTCTTACACAGCTGAACTTAAGAGATTCCCCACCAGAACAGACACACAGGAAGCTTGAGAAGAATGTGCTTCTGGAGGCGAACGCTCCTACGAAAAAGAAAACCAGAAGAAAGAAAACCAGCAGGACTCCTAAAAATAAGCATTTCGTCTAAATACACGCTCGCACACACCCACAAAGCGTCCAAAACAACGGACCACGGCTGGGCTCTGAGTTTCCTCGAGATTGAACCAGGGGTAGAACCAGTGAAAGGTCATATCCCGGATGCAGTAATGCTTTGGGCACATTTATCGTGAGCAGGAAGTCCATATCCATAGTCATAGTAGTGTTTCACACAAAAGGACGCACACCACCCCCGAGAAATACAACTGCGAAATGCACTGCGGAAGGCATCTGACAGTCAGAGGTCTGCTGGAACAGCAGCGGTTGGCAAAGAGGTCCAGAGAGGACAGTTCATGAACGGGAGCAGTGTACAGGCCTGGTTATGACGAGAGGTCGTCTTCTGTGTTTACCACTGAAatctgcaaagaaaaaaaaaagaaaaaataagattaataatgATCCTTAGGATTAAAGGTTTACTACTATCTAGATTTCCATGGCTTAGTAAAACAATTTACACAGATGTGCCACATGTTATGGGACAGAAACTTGTATCGTGTTCCAGGACTTCTGTCCACGTCTCCGAGCTGTAGGCTGTATGCACAAAGGGTCTCCAGCAACTAGTGTGttaaat comes from the Astyanax mexicanus isolate ESR-SI-001 chromosome 20, AstMex3_surface, whole genome shotgun sequence genome and includes:
- the kcnv2a gene encoding potassium voltage-gated channel subfamily V member 2 codes for the protein MFKFKGRRRSLFPNYKLGGTNQCPADPVEEDELPFAQQNWLKPWNSMQELSRDIYDISEDYDDDDDDRFMPSALKLSSPMKNYMLNINVGGKVYQISYRVAAKYPKTRIGRLATYTDHNRKLDLCDDYVVQNNEFFFDRDPDIFHNIFNFYRTGVLWIKDELCPRNYLEEINYWGVRIKNTHRCCRISFEERQDELNEQLKVQRELQAEIEVEENEELFRGMAFGHTRRRIWNLMEKPFSSITAKLMAVASSLFVLVSLVAMTLNTVEEMQYKTATGQLSGKTYAEHVETLCIAFFTMEYLLRLVSTPDIKRFGRSVLNGVDLIAILPLYLQMVLECFENEDHQRHHSDIETVGRVGKVGQVLRIMRLMRIFRILKLARHSTGLRAFGFTLRQCYQQVGCLFLFIAMGIFTFSAMVYTVEHDVQKTNFTSIPHAWWWAAVSISTVGYGDMFPETHLGRIFAFACISFGIILNGMPISILYNKFSDYYSKLKSHEYTSTVKARGKIRFAKRAAKMLSECCEKPYSTAPAPLHCE